The Rhododendron vialii isolate Sample 1 chromosome 6a, ASM3025357v1 genome includes a window with the following:
- the LOC131328875 gene encoding phospho-2-dehydro-3-deoxyheptonate aldolase 1, chloroplastic-like produces MALSSSSSSLLPTKTLSHHTHQSSLLPSYPTHQPSLPTKSVRSIKPISAVHSPDPSKPTKPTPTAAATAVAAASTTVPKKKWAVDSWKSKKALQLPEYPDREQLDKVLETLDAFPPIVFAGEARSLEERLGEAAMGNAFLLQGGDCAESFKEFNANNIRDTFRILLQMGAVLMFGGQMPVIKVGRMAGQFAKPRSDPLEEKNGVKLPSYRGDNINGDAFDLKSRTPDPERMIRAYCQSAATLNLLRAFATGGYAAMQRVNQWNLDFTEQSEQGDRYRELAHRVDEALGFMAAAGLTVDHPIMTTTEFWTSHECLLLPYEQSLTRMDSTSGLYYDCSAHFLWVGERTRQLDGAHVEFLRGVANPLGIKVSDKMDPNELVKLIEIFNPENKPGRITIITRMGAENMRVKLPHLIRAVRRAGQIVTWVSDPMHGNTIKAPCGLKTRPFDAIRAEVRAFFDVHEQEGSHPGGVHLEMTGQNVTECIGGSRTVTFDDLSSRYHTHCDPRLNASQSLELAFIIAERLRKRRLGSQLSLA; encoded by the exons aTGGCGCTCTCAAGCAGCAGTAGTTCTCTCCTCCCAACCAAAACATTGTCCCATCACACCCACCAATCTTCTCTCCTACCTTCTTACCCAACCCACCAACCTTCTCTCCCCACCAAATCCGTCAGATCCATCAAACCCATCTCCGCCGTCCATTCCCCCGATCCCTCGAAGCCAACGAAACCCACGCCGACAGCCGCCGCCACCGCAGTCGCCGCCGCATCGACGACGGTTCCGAAGAAGAAGTGGGCCGTCGACAGCTGGAAATCGAAGAAGGCGCTGCAGCTGCCAGAGTACCCGGATCGGGAGCAGCTGGATAAGGTCCTCGAGACCCTGGACGCGTTCCCGCCGATCGTGTTCGCGGGCGAGGCGAGGAGCCTGGAGGAGAGGCTGGGGGAGGCGGCGATGGGGAATGCGTTCCTGCTGCAGGGCGGGGATTGCGCGGAGAGCTTCAAGGAGTTCAATGCCAATAATATCAGGGATACGTTCAGGATTTTGCTACAGATGGGTGCCGTGTTGATGTTCGGTGGTCAAATGCCTGTTATCAAg gtGGGAAGAATGGCGGGTCAGTTTGCGAAGCCAAGATCGGACCCACTGGAGGAGAAGAATGGTGTGAAACTGCCAAGTTACAGAGGGGACAATATAAATGGAGACGCATTCGATCTCAAATCAAGGACTCCAGACCCAGAGAGGATGATCAGGGCCTACTGTCAATCTGCAGCTACTCTGAATCTCTTGAGGGCTTTCGCCACTGGAGGGTATGCTGCCATGCAGAGAGTGAACCAGTGGAATTTGGATTTCACAGAGCAAAGCGAACAGGGAGACAG GTACCGAGAACTAGCTCACCGGGTTGATGAGGCACTTGGATTCATGGCTGCTGCGGGACTTACGGTTGATCACCCTATCATGACGACGACTGAGTTTTGGACATCACATGAGTGCTTGCTCTTACCTTATGAGCAGTCACTTACTAGGATGGATTCTACTTCTGGCTTGTACTATGATTGTTCTGCCCATTTCCTTTGGGTTGGGGAACGAACTCGGCAATTAGATGGAGCCCATGTTGAGTTTCTGAGAGGAGTTGCGAATCCCCTTGGTATTAAG GTGAGTGACAAAATGGATCCAAATGAGCTAGTTAAGCTCATTGAGATTTTCAATCCTGAGAATAAACCAGGAAGGATTACAATCATCACAAGGATGGGAGCAGAGAACATGAGAGTGAAGCTTCCTCATTTAATTAGGGCAGTTCGTCGGGCAGGGCAAATCGTAACATGGGTCAGTGATCCTATGCATGGAAACACCATCAAGGCTCCTTGTGGTCTCAAAACCCGGCCCTTCGATGCCATTAGG GCAGAAGTGAGGGCATTTTTTGATGTGCATGAGCAAGAAGGAAGCCACCCAGGAGGAGTTCATTTAGAGATGACTGGCCAAAATGTGACCGAGTGCATTGGTGGGTCACGAACTGTGACATTTGATGATCTGAGTTCGCGCTACCACACCCACTGCGACCCTAGGCTGAACGCTTCTCAGTCTCTCGAGCTTGCTTTCATCATTGCTGAGCGCCTGAGAAAGCGGAGACTTGGATCACAGCTCTCGTTAGCATAA